A genomic region of Melopsittacus undulatus isolate bMelUnd1 chromosome 5, bMelUnd1.mat.Z, whole genome shotgun sequence contains the following coding sequences:
- the DRAM1 gene encoding DNA damage-regulated autophagy modulator protein 1 — translation MVVPRARQQPGMLCCMPGVAFVPALLVSWSSAAFITSYVIAVLAGHVEPLVPYISDTGTKPPESGIFGFMINISALLGAITMCIRYLLIEKQNESSHFIRSSYNVFSLCIGLMGCTGMGIVATFQELSVPSVHDIGALVAFGSGVVYITLQSIISYKSCPQWNTYLVCHIRMAISVISCIAFIPMIVFASKISVTKIDWTPDEKDYTYHVVSAICEWTVAFGFVFFFLTFIRDFQKVSLRISTEIHEDS, via the exons ATGGTGGTGCCCCGGGCAAGGCAGCAGCCGGGGATGCTGTGCTGCATGCCCGGCGTGGCTTTCGTCCCTGCTTTGCTCGTCAGCTGGTCCTCGGCCGCCTTCATCACATCCTATGTGATCGCCGTGCTGGCGGGGCACGTCGAGCCCCTCGTCCCCTACATCAG TGACACTGGAACTAAACCTCCAGAGAGCGGTATCTTTGGTTTTATGATTAATATTTCAGCACTTTTAG gggCAATTACAATGTGCATCAGATATTTATTAATAGAGAAGCAAAATGAGTCATCGCACTTTATTAGGTCTTCATACAATGTGTTTTCATTATGTATTGGATTGATGGGCTGTACTGGAATGGGCATAGTTGCAACTTTTCAG GAGCTGTCTGTTCCCAGTGTCCATGACATAGGAGCTTTGGTGGCATTTGGCTCTGGTGTTGTATACATTACCCTTCAATCTATAATCTCTTACAAGTCCTGTCCACAATGGAACACTTACTTGGTGTGTCACATAAGGATGGCAATATCTGTAATATCATGTATTGCTTTCATTCCCA tgattGTGTTTGCTTCAAAAATTTCCGTGACAAAAATTGATTGGACTCCAGATGAAAAG GATTATACTTATCACGTTGTGAGTGCAATCTGTGAATGGACGGTGgcctttggttttgtcttcttctttttaacattCATTAGAGATTTTCAG aaAGTTTCTTTAAGGATATCGACAGAAATACATGAAGACTCCtga